The following proteins come from a genomic window of Proteinivorax hydrogeniformans:
- the remB gene encoding extracellular matrix regulator RemB yields MFLHLGGNIVISLKGVVGIFDYSLNETSQTTNNYLNFEKDKEVIKIAENGDYKSFIITNNKIYLSPIATSTLKKRISSEKFIDKINILQDDPTLD; encoded by the coding sequence ATGTTTCTTCATTTAGGCGGAAATATAGTTATATCATTGAAAGGTGTTGTAGGTATTTTTGACTATTCTCTCAATGAAACTAGTCAAACTACAAATAATTACTTAAACTTTGAAAAAGACAAAGAAGTAATAAAGATTGCGGAAAATGGTGATTATAAATCTTTTATCATAACTAACAATAAGATTTATTTATCCCCCATAGCTACATCCACACTGAAAAAAAGAATTAGCTCTGAAAAATTTATAGATAAAATTAATATTTTACAAGATGATCCCACTTTAGATTAA